The proteins below come from a single Edaphobacter acidisoli genomic window:
- a CDS encoding FAD-dependent oxidoreductase, with product MLIHEFNPEGRSLRRECLDADLAVIGGGMAGVCCAITAAREGLRVILVQDRPVLGGNASGEVRLWILGATSHMGNNNRWSREGGVVDEIMVENLWRNPEGNPVIFDSLLLEWVTREPNITLLLNTTASALEKDAQDVVQSVSTFCSQSQTEYIISASLFCDASGDGILGFLAGAAFRMGAEAASEFGEKLAPSVPIHELLGHSLYFYSRDTARPVQFIPPAFALKNIKEIVRHRELRVTDSGCRLWWLEYGGGLDTIHDTEQIKWELWRVAYGVWNYIKNSGEFPDVANLTLEWMGMIPGKRESRRFEGDYILSQNDIVEQRTHFDAASFGGWAIDLHPAKGVFSPEPACTQWHSKGVYQIPYRTMYSRNIPNLFLAGRILSISHIAFGSTRVMATCAHNAQAVGMAAALCVEEKILPRQVAEPERMRRFQQRLLRTGQHIPGVRAADADDQAPEAHISSSSTLVLDALQSSGELHAAETPCALLLPLLAGAVPEFTLLVDAVAPVSLHAEIWKSSRSGNATPDVKLASAVTSLFAGTSLPATFRFDVRLNEDAHVFLIVHPAPGISLHLSRQQFPGVLTLWQKMNRMVAKSVVQSPPEDSGVDSFAFWLPERRPAARNLAVTIAPGVQCYEPRMVVNGWGRPWCGVNAWAPSRDDNAPWLRLVWDQPRTIRSIQVTFDTDFDHPMESILMGHPERVMPGCLTAFDLRTAEGETLAVVSENHHTHWRLMLPQPISTSGIELSLRAWGPAPPAIFEVRCN from the coding sequence ATGCTCATTCATGAGTTCAATCCCGAGGGCAGATCGCTACGCCGGGAGTGCCTTGACGCGGATCTTGCGGTAATCGGCGGAGGCATGGCTGGAGTCTGCTGCGCCATTACAGCGGCGCGTGAGGGCCTGCGAGTGATTCTCGTTCAGGATCGCCCTGTGCTTGGAGGCAACGCTTCAGGAGAGGTGCGCCTGTGGATTCTGGGAGCTACCTCTCACATGGGCAATAACAATCGCTGGTCGCGCGAGGGCGGCGTTGTCGACGAGATCATGGTGGAGAATCTGTGGCGGAATCCAGAGGGCAATCCGGTAATTTTCGACTCGCTTCTGTTGGAGTGGGTGACACGCGAACCAAACATCACGCTGCTACTGAATACCACAGCCAGTGCGCTCGAAAAAGATGCACAGGACGTCGTTCAGAGTGTGTCCACTTTCTGTAGCCAGAGCCAGACGGAATATATTATTTCCGCCTCGCTCTTCTGCGACGCGTCCGGTGACGGCATCCTCGGCTTTCTGGCTGGTGCGGCCTTTCGCATGGGAGCGGAGGCGGCTTCGGAGTTCGGAGAAAAACTAGCTCCGTCTGTACCCATTCATGAGTTGCTTGGCCATTCGCTCTACTTCTACAGTCGGGATACAGCGAGGCCGGTACAGTTTATTCCGCCGGCATTCGCCTTAAAGAACATCAAGGAAATTGTCCGTCATCGCGAGTTGAGGGTGACTGATTCTGGCTGTCGACTCTGGTGGCTGGAGTATGGCGGCGGCTTAGATACGATCCACGACACAGAGCAGATCAAGTGGGAGTTGTGGCGCGTGGCTTATGGTGTCTGGAATTACATTAAAAACTCCGGAGAATTCCCCGACGTCGCCAATTTGACACTTGAATGGATGGGGATGATTCCCGGCAAGCGCGAGAGCCGCCGTTTTGAGGGCGACTATATTCTCAGCCAGAACGATATTGTCGAGCAACGCACACATTTTGATGCCGCCTCGTTTGGCGGCTGGGCGATCGATCTGCATCCGGCAAAGGGAGTTTTCAGCCCCGAGCCGGCTTGTACCCAATGGCACTCGAAGGGCGTGTATCAGATACCCTACCGCACCATGTATAGCCGCAATATTCCCAACCTCTTTCTTGCTGGCCGCATCCTCAGCATTTCGCACATTGCCTTCGGGTCCACGCGCGTGATGGCGACTTGTGCTCACAATGCCCAGGCCGTCGGCATGGCTGCTGCGCTCTGTGTAGAAGAGAAGATTCTCCCGCGCCAGGTGGCAGAGCCCGAGCGTATGAGGCGGTTTCAGCAGCGGCTGCTCCGCACAGGTCAACATATTCCTGGGGTGCGCGCGGCCGATGCCGATGACCAGGCGCCTGAGGCCCACATCAGTTCTAGCAGCACCCTCGTTCTTGACGCACTCCAAAGCAGCGGGGAGTTGCATGCAGCGGAAACACCGTGTGCGCTTTTGCTGCCTCTTCTTGCTGGCGCCGTACCGGAGTTTACGTTGCTGGTAGATGCGGTCGCCCCCGTTTCTCTACATGCGGAGATATGGAAGTCCTCCCGGTCTGGAAACGCGACTCCGGATGTGAAGCTGGCTTCAGCCGTTACCTCACTTTTTGCGGGAACTTCACTGCCAGCTACATTTCGTTTTGACGTGAGGCTCAATGAGGATGCGCATGTCTTTCTCATTGTTCATCCCGCTCCAGGCATATCATTGCATCTGAGTCGTCAGCAGTTCCCCGGTGTGTTGACCCTGTGGCAAAAAATGAATCGTATGGTAGCAAAAAGCGTGGTGCAGAGCCCGCCGGAAGATTCTGGTGTTGATAGCTTCGCTTTTTGGTTGCCGGAGCGCAGGCCGGCAGCACGGAATCTTGCGGTGACTATTGCTCCCGGTGTGCAATGTTACGAGCCGCGAATGGTGGTGAATGGGTGGGGTCGCCCTTGGTGCGGTGTGAACGCATGGGCACCGTCGCGTGACGACAACGCGCCATGGCTGCGTCTTGTATGGGATCAACCACGCACAATTCGCAGTATTCAGGTTACCTTTGACACCGACTTCGATCACCCCATGGAATCGATTCTGATGGGGCACCCAGAGCGCGTTATGCCAGGTTGTCTCACGGCCTTCGACCTACGTACAGCCGAGGGAGAGACTCTGGCGGTAGTCAGTGAGAATCACCATACGCACTGGCGACTGATGCTTCCCCAGCCAATATCCACGTCTGGCATTGAACTTTCCCTGCGAGCCTGGGGGCCCGCGCCGCCTGCAATCTTTGAGGTGCGCTGCAATTGA